The Paenibacillus sp. YPG26 genome includes a window with the following:
- a CDS encoding 3D domain-containing protein, with amino-acid sequence MTAFIHMTPVHADTVHTAVEGDTYYTLSKKYGISVHNLMIANPKISPVNIYAGLPIKLPTSLKTAGSKVSLIAPKKNPLATLKVFTTDKVVQAWGKTFNYSKTVNVVATAYSAHPSENAWGPVDYYGKPLALGTIAVDPKVIPMGTKVLVTGHSHSGLPKKAFVARATDQGSAIKGKRIDIFIPGSQASVNKFGFQNIKLYVIK; translated from the coding sequence ATGACTGCCTTTATTCACATGACACCTGTCCATGCCGATACCGTACATACCGCAGTAGAGGGAGATACATACTACACACTATCCAAAAAGTATGGAATCTCTGTCCATAACCTGATGATAGCGAACCCCAAGATCAGTCCTGTTAATATCTATGCAGGCCTGCCGATCAAGCTGCCAACCAGCTTGAAAACAGCCGGCAGCAAAGTCAGTCTAATTGCCCCTAAGAAGAATCCGCTTGCCACTCTTAAGGTGTTCACCACTGATAAAGTCGTGCAGGCATGGGGCAAAACTTTCAACTACTCCAAGACTGTGAATGTTGTGGCCACAGCCTACTCAGCTCATCCCAGTGAGAATGCATGGGGGCCCGTCGATTATTATGGGAAGCCGCTTGCCCTGGGGACAATCGCCGTAGATCCGAAGGTAATCCCTATGGGTACCAAGGTGCTGGTGACAGGACATAGTCATTCCGGTCTTCCGAAGAAGGCATTTGTTGCGAGAGCGACGGATCAGGGAAGTGCAATTAAGGGGAAGCGCATTGATATCTTTATCCCCGGAAGCCAAGCGAGTGTGAACAAATTCGGCTTCCAGAATATTAAGCTCTACGTCATTAAATAA
- a CDS encoding dihydroorotate dehydrogenase electron transfer subunit: MAEIMSNIQVSPGVFRMKIAGNYEGRMGQFYMLRSSGMEPLLSRPLSIFDLQEHYIEFLYQVVGKGTHLFAGLKRGDSLNLLGPLGNGFPDIQGRVALVGGGIGTAPLYYSARQLSDAHVYLGFREETYLVREFGAISSQVHVKVGGSILDDVDFDAYDHIFVCGPTGMLKAAKLREAEQGYSGNLYVSVENKMACGIGACLVCRVKAPGGGTKRACVEGPVFLAKEVDLDD; encoded by the coding sequence ATGGCTGAAATTATGTCTAATATCCAGGTCTCGCCTGGTGTGTTCCGGATGAAGATAGCAGGGAATTATGAGGGCCGTATGGGACAGTTCTATATGCTAAGGAGCTCTGGGATGGAACCTTTGCTTTCGAGGCCGCTAAGTATTTTTGATCTGCAGGAGCATTACATAGAATTCTTGTATCAGGTTGTCGGCAAGGGAACACATCTGTTCGCAGGCCTGAAGCGGGGAGATTCACTGAACCTGTTGGGACCTCTAGGGAACGGGTTCCCGGATATTCAAGGCAGAGTGGCACTGGTCGGTGGAGGAATTGGGACAGCTCCACTGTATTATTCGGCTAGGCAGTTATCGGACGCGCATGTGTATTTGGGGTTCCGCGAAGAGACCTATTTAGTCAGGGAATTCGGCGCAATTAGCAGTCAAGTCCATGTTAAGGTTGGCGGGAGTATTCTGGACGATGTTGATTTTGATGCCTATGATCATATCTTTGTATGCGGGCCAACCGGCATGCTGAAGGCAGCTAAATTGAGAGAAGCTGAACAGGGCTATTCCGGCAATCTTTATGTATCGGTCGAGAACAAGATGGCCTGCGGAATCGGAGCCTGTCTCGTATGCAGAGTCAAGGCTCCGGGCGGTGGCACCAAGCGGGCATGTGTGGAAGGTCCTGTCTTTCTTGCAAAGGAGGTTGATCTAGATGATTAA
- a CDS encoding polysaccharide deacetylase family protein codes for MRNRYVILFVLLVLSTLPSFQAASAAHLTRAPAPQEQNSASKAASVHESLTLSELRRKYAETFKFRGPHVRQIALTFDDVPDPRFTPGVLAVLAKYHVKATFFVVGQRAEKHPELVRRIYREGHLIGNHSYNHPLFKNRELAYFKGQILRTAEIIHNLTGVHPRFIRPPYGEINEQQLKWVKSSGYKVINWNVDSKDWKGLSKEQVKANILSSAGPGSIILQHAGGGDGADLSGTVQALPEIIRTLQSHGYTFVDLSELLHIKGSR; via the coding sequence ATGCGTAACAGATACGTGATCTTATTTGTGCTTCTTGTCCTATCCACGCTGCCAAGCTTTCAGGCTGCTTCCGCAGCCCATCTAACCCGCGCTCCTGCTCCTCAGGAGCAGAACTCAGCAAGTAAAGCTGCATCGGTTCATGAGTCGTTGACACTTAGCGAATTAAGACGCAAGTATGCGGAGACGTTTAAATTCAGAGGTCCTCATGTTAGACAAATCGCGCTGACCTTCGATGATGTGCCGGATCCCCGCTTCACACCAGGGGTCCTTGCTGTACTCGCTAAATACCATGTCAAAGCCACATTCTTCGTGGTGGGCCAGCGGGCAGAGAAACATCCTGAACTAGTCCGGCGTATATATCGGGAGGGACATCTGATTGGCAACCATTCCTACAATCATCCTTTGTTCAAGAATCGGGAGCTTGCCTATTTCAAGGGCCAGATCTTGCGTACTGCGGAGATTATTCATAACCTTACTGGTGTTCACCCCAGATTCATTCGGCCTCCCTATGGTGAGATCAACGAGCAACAGCTGAAATGGGTGAAAAGCAGTGGTTATAAAGTGATTAATTGGAACGTGGATTCAAAGGACTGGAAGGGGCTGAGCAAAGAGCAGGTAAAAGCTAATATTCTTAGCTCAGCCGGGCCGGGCTCCATTATTCTTCAGCATGCCGGGGGCGGAGATGGCGCTGATCTTTCGGGTACTGTTCAAGCATTGCCCGAAATCATACGAACACTCCAAAGTCACGGATATACCTTTGTTGATCTGAGTGAACTCCTTCACATCAAAGGGTCCCGATAA
- a CDS encoding ABC transporter substrate-binding protein/permease, which yields MLIIVLLCFILSYSGLHGSAYAEESTSTAKKTIVLGTSADFPPYEFHKVIDGKDQIVGFDIQIAKQIAADMGAELKIEDMSFDSLLPALTSGRVDFLISGMNPTPERKKSIDFSHVYYRANQSIMVRKADKDKYNTMETLKGAKIGVQKSSLQEEIGQKIEGAQLTSLDKVSDILLQLQTSRVDAAIIEGPVAQANLTEEFAITDAVPQVEDYGYAIGVKKNNPELLNSINSTLDRLIKEDKIQQFVDEASSLVNGKQASQDTFSFFLKYKDYYIAGIKYTLLLSVLGVIFGFIIGLFISLLRMNKIAVLRWIGTAYIEVLRGTPMLVQLLIIHYGLALSLGIKFTALESGIITLSINSSAYLAEVFRAGIQGVDKGQMEAARSLGMPVSKAYRFIILPQAIKNVLPAIGNEFITIIKESSIVSFIGVADLMFQAQVVRGISFSGLNPLLVAAVIYFIMTFGLSKLLGVLERKLRTSDIR from the coding sequence ATGCTGATCATAGTCCTGCTATGCTTCATCCTATCTTATTCGGGGCTGCATGGGTCGGCTTATGCGGAAGAAAGTACGAGTACAGCGAAGAAGACGATCGTGCTCGGCACAAGTGCAGATTTTCCGCCATATGAATTTCACAAGGTTATAGACGGTAAGGATCAAATTGTCGGCTTTGATATTCAGATTGCCAAGCAGATTGCTGCGGACATGGGCGCTGAATTGAAGATAGAGGACATGAGCTTTGACAGCCTTCTGCCCGCACTGACAAGCGGACGTGTAGACTTCCTAATCTCGGGGATGAATCCAACACCAGAACGCAAGAAAAGTATTGATTTCTCCCACGTATATTATCGGGCCAATCAGTCCATTATGGTGCGCAAGGCAGACAAAGATAAATACAATACGATGGAGACGTTAAAAGGAGCCAAGATCGGGGTTCAGAAGTCCTCCTTGCAGGAGGAGATTGGCCAGAAGATTGAAGGGGCACAGTTAACTTCACTTGATAAAGTGTCGGATATTCTTTTGCAGCTGCAGACGAGCCGTGTGGATGCCGCAATTATTGAAGGACCCGTGGCACAAGCGAATCTGACGGAGGAATTTGCGATTACGGATGCGGTACCTCAAGTTGAGGATTACGGGTATGCGATCGGGGTCAAGAAGAATAACCCGGAGCTGCTGAACAGTATTAATAGTACACTTGATCGGTTAATCAAGGAGGACAAGATTCAGCAGTTTGTGGACGAAGCCAGCAGCCTGGTTAACGGGAAGCAGGCTTCCCAAGACACGTTCTCCTTCTTCCTTAAATACAAGGATTATTACATCGCGGGAATTAAATATACACTCCTTCTATCGGTGCTTGGAGTCATTTTCGGATTCATTATCGGGCTCTTTATCAGCCTTCTGAGAATGAATAAAATTGCGGTTCTCCGCTGGATCGGGACCGCGTACATTGAGGTCCTGCGCGGCACGCCTATGCTTGTCCAGCTCTTGATCATTCATTATGGTCTGGCACTTTCTCTGGGTATCAAATTCACCGCGCTCGAATCGGGAATTATCACCTTGTCCATTAACAGCTCAGCCTATCTGGCAGAAGTATTCCGGGCGGGAATTCAAGGCGTTGACAAAGGGCAAATGGAAGCTGCAAGATCTCTCGGAATGCCAGTTAGCAAGGCGTACCGCTTTATCATTTTGCCACAAGCGATCAAGAATGTTCTGCCTGCGATTGGTAATGAGTTCATCACTATTATCAAGGAATCTTCGATAGTCTCATTCATTGGCGTCGCTGATCTGATGTTCCAAGCCCAGGTTGTTCGCGGTATTTCATTCTCGGGGCTCAACCCGCTCCTTGTTGCTGCCGTGATCTACTTCATCATGACCTTTGGACTTTCTAAATTGCTGGGTGTTCTGGAAAGGAAGCTGAGAACTAGTGATATCCGTTAA
- a CDS encoding dihydroorotate dehydrogenase: protein MINLSGSIAGVHFKNPIVMASGTFGFGKEYVEYYNITALGGIAGKGLTLHPKSGNEGLRLYETPSGMLNSVGLENPGVKHFLENEAAYWEGLDLARIVNLGGDHIDEYIEGAVMINQDSRLREAKGHKAVDIIELNISCPNVKEGGIAYGIKTEKAREVVREVRAVTSIPLVIKLSPNAEDLVSMAMMCEQEGADGVTLINTISAMKIDVYKRKSVFRNLYAGLSGPAVKPIALRMVHQVASRVSIPVIGVGGISSATDVIEFIMAGASLVQVGTYNFINIHAGIDLVSGIEEFMMQEGIQTLQEIRGVV from the coding sequence ATGATTAATCTGTCTGGAAGTATTGCGGGTGTTCATTTCAAGAATCCGATTGTGATGGCTTCGGGTACATTCGGATTCGGTAAGGAGTATGTGGAGTATTACAATATCACAGCCTTGGGAGGGATCGCAGGCAAGGGATTGACGCTGCATCCCAAGTCGGGCAATGAGGGACTCCGCTTATACGAGACTCCTTCAGGAATGCTCAACAGTGTAGGTCTGGAGAATCCCGGAGTGAAGCATTTCCTGGAGAATGAGGCTGCCTATTGGGAGGGCCTTGACCTGGCGAGGATTGTGAATCTGGGCGGGGACCATATTGATGAGTATATTGAAGGGGCTGTAATGATCAATCAGGACTCCCGGCTAAGGGAGGCCAAGGGTCACAAGGCAGTTGATATCATTGAGCTGAACATATCCTGCCCTAATGTAAAGGAAGGCGGGATTGCTTACGGAATTAAGACAGAGAAAGCAAGGGAAGTTGTGCGTGAAGTAAGAGCCGTTACCTCTATCCCCTTGGTCATTAAGCTGTCACCTAATGCGGAAGACTTGGTATCCATGGCCATGATGTGTGAACAAGAAGGCGCTGATGGAGTTACTCTAATTAATACCATTTCCGCCATGAAGATTGACGTATATAAGCGCAAGAGCGTTTTTCGAAATTTGTATGCGGGCCTGTCAGGTCCCGCGGTGAAGCCAATTGCTCTGAGAATGGTCCATCAGGTAGCCAGCAGGGTAAGTATCCCGGTTATTGGAGTAGGCGGCATCTCAAGTGCCACGGATGTAATTGAGTTCATAATGGCCGGGGCTTCCCTGGTACAGGTAGGTACTTATAACTTTATTAATATTCATGCCGGAATTGACTTGGTTAGTGGCATCGAGGAGTTCATGATGCAGGAAGGTATTCAGACTTTGCAAGAAATTCGGGGAGTTGTCTA
- a CDS encoding amino acid ABC transporter ATP-binding protein, which yields MISVKNLHKSYGKLEILKGINAEIEKGEVVVVIGPSGSGKSTFLRCLNLLEQPTAGEIRFEGELITDKKHNINLTRERMGMVFQQFNLFPHKTVLQNIMLAPMQVKNQDRAKAEEIALDLLRTVGLEDKKGAYPAQLSGGQKQRIAIARALAMEPHVMLFDEPTSALDPEMVGEVLDVMKKLAEKGMTMVIVTHEMGFAREVGDRILFMDQGHIIEQGTPDVVLGNPTHPRTQDFLSKVL from the coding sequence GTGATATCCGTTAAAAATTTGCATAAATCCTACGGGAAGCTTGAGATTCTTAAAGGCATTAATGCTGAAATTGAGAAGGGTGAGGTTGTGGTTGTAATCGGGCCAAGCGGCTCGGGTAAAAGCACGTTCCTTCGCTGCCTCAACTTGCTTGAACAGCCAACGGCTGGCGAAATCCGTTTTGAAGGTGAACTGATTACAGATAAGAAGCACAATATTAACCTGACACGTGAGAGAATGGGAATGGTCTTCCAGCAATTTAATCTGTTCCCTCATAAGACGGTACTGCAAAACATTATGCTTGCTCCGATGCAAGTTAAGAATCAGGATCGGGCTAAGGCGGAAGAGATAGCCCTTGATCTGCTGCGTACGGTTGGTCTGGAAGATAAGAAGGGAGCTTACCCCGCTCAGCTGTCAGGCGGACAGAAGCAGCGGATTGCCATTGCTAGGGCGCTTGCGATGGAGCCGCATGTAATGCTATTTGATGAGCCAACATCAGCGCTTGATCCGGAGATGGTAGGCGAGGTTCTGGATGTTATGAAGAAGCTAGCGGAGAAGGGGATGACCATGGTCATTGTTACGCATGAGATGGGCTTCGCCAGAGAAGTCGGCGACCGTATTCTGTTCATGGACCAAGGCCACATTATTGAGCAAGGTACACCGGATGTTGTTCTGGGCAACCCGACCCATCCACGTACCCAGGATTTCTTAAGCAAAGTGTTATAA